In Flavobacterium sp. WV_118_3, one DNA window encodes the following:
- the hppD gene encoding 4-hydroxyphenylpyruvate dioxygenase, with amino-acid sequence MSKEVKSVEYGLEKIFEGAQDFLPLMGTDYVEFYVGNAKQAAHYYKTAFGYQSLAYAGLETGVRDRASYVLKQDKIRLVLTTPLNADSPINEHIVKHGDGVKVVALWVEDATKSFEETTKRGARPFMEPTVEKDEFGEVVRSGIYTYGETVHIFVERKNYNGVFLPGYKEWKSDYNPEPVGLKYIDHMVGNVGWNEMNTWVKWYEDVMGFVNFLSFDDKQIHTEYSALMSKVMSNGNGRIKFPINEPAEGAKRSQIEEYLDFYNGPGVQHIAIATDDIISTVSQLKARGVEFLSAPPKAYYEAIPERLGEHMAMMKEDISELEKLAIMIDADEEGYLLQIFTKPVEDRPTLFYEIIQRMGARGFGAGNFKALFESIEREQELRGTL; translated from the coding sequence ATGAGTAAAGAAGTAAAATCAGTTGAATACGGATTAGAAAAAATATTTGAAGGCGCGCAGGATTTCCTTCCGCTAATGGGAACGGACTATGTTGAATTTTATGTAGGAAATGCAAAACAAGCAGCACATTACTACAAAACCGCTTTCGGTTATCAGTCGTTGGCTTACGCCGGATTGGAAACAGGAGTGCGGGACAGAGCGTCATATGTGTTAAAACAGGATAAAATCCGTTTGGTGTTAACAACGCCTTTAAATGCCGATTCGCCTATCAACGAGCATATCGTAAAACACGGTGATGGTGTTAAAGTGGTGGCCTTATGGGTAGAAGATGCGACAAAATCGTTCGAAGAAACGACAAAAAGAGGAGCGCGTCCATTTATGGAACCAACCGTTGAAAAAGATGAGTTTGGTGAAGTAGTGCGTTCCGGTATTTATACGTATGGCGAAACGGTTCACATTTTTGTGGAACGTAAAAACTACAACGGTGTATTCTTGCCAGGTTATAAAGAGTGGAAATCCGATTACAACCCGGAACCGGTTGGATTGAAATATATCGACCACATGGTTGGAAACGTAGGATGGAACGAAATGAATACGTGGGTGAAATGGTATGAAGATGTGATGGGATTTGTGAATTTCCTTTCTTTCGACGACAAACAGATCCATACAGAATACTCGGCTTTGATGAGTAAAGTAATGTCTAACGGTAACGGACGTATCAAATTCCCGATCAACGAACCGGCCGAAGGGGCAAAACGTTCGCAGATCGAAGAGTATTTGGATTTCTATAACGGACCAGGTGTGCAGCATATCGCGATTGCAACAGACGATATTATCTCAACAGTTTCTCAGTTAAAGGCGCGTGGAGTGGAGTTTTTATCCGCGCCGCCAAAAGCCTATTATGAAGCGATTCCGGAACGTTTGGGCGAACATATGGCCATGATGAAAGAAGATATTTCCGAATTGGAAAAACTGGCCATCATGATCGATGCCGATGAAGAAGGGTATTTGTTGCAGATTTTTACGAAGCCGGTTGAAGACCGTCCAACCTTGTTTTACGAAATTATCCAACGTATGGGAGCTCGTGGATTTGGTGCCGGTAACTTTAAAGCGCTTTTCGAATCGATCGAAAGAGAGCAGGAATTAAGAGGAACTTTGTAA
- a CDS encoding homogentisate 1,2-dioxygenase, translating to MPFYHKLGQIPPKRHTIFRKPNGDLYYEQLFGTVGFDGMSTNMYHEHRPTQVKEIRKQYSVAPKIAKGNNIQSYRLRGFQVTPENDYLESRKAVLTNSDCTIILAAPKESTRDYFYKNTDADEMIFIHRGTGKLRTMLGNLDFKYGDYLIVPRGMIYKIDFDTDDNRLFIVESRRPIYTPKRYRNWFGQLLEHSPFCERDIRRPEELETNNEKGDFVIKVKKKDEIFEMVYATHPFDVVGYDGFNYPYALSIHDFEPITGRIHQPPPVHQTFETDAFVVCSFVPRLYDYHPQAIPAPYNHSNIDSDEVLYYVDGDFMSRNDIEAGHISLHPAGIPHGPHPGAVERSIGKTETQELAVMVDTFKPLMLTEEAMKIADEKYYQSWLEH from the coding sequence ATGCCATTTTATCATAAATTAGGACAGATTCCACCAAAAAGACACACCATCTTTCGTAAACCAAACGGTGATTTGTATTACGAACAACTTTTTGGTACCGTTGGATTCGACGGAATGTCAACCAATATGTATCATGAACACCGACCAACGCAGGTTAAGGAGATCCGCAAACAATATAGCGTAGCGCCTAAAATCGCGAAGGGAAATAATATCCAGTCGTACCGGTTAAGAGGTTTTCAGGTAACACCGGAAAATGATTATCTGGAAAGCCGAAAAGCCGTATTAACGAATAGCGACTGTACGATTATTCTGGCAGCACCAAAAGAATCCACACGCGATTATTTTTACAAAAACACCGATGCGGATGAAATGATTTTTATCCACAGAGGAACCGGTAAATTAAGAACCATGTTGGGTAATCTGGATTTTAAATATGGGGACTACCTGATCGTACCGAGAGGGATGATCTATAAAATCGATTTTGATACCGATGACAATCGTTTGTTTATTGTAGAATCCAGACGACCAATCTACACTCCAAAACGGTACCGAAACTGGTTTGGACAACTTTTGGAGCATTCACCTTTCTGTGAACGCGATATCCGACGCCCGGAAGAACTGGAAACGAATAATGAAAAAGGAGATTTCGTAATTAAAGTAAAGAAAAAAGACGAAATTTTTGAAATGGTATATGCAACACACCCGTTTGACGTAGTGGGTTACGACGGATTCAATTATCCGTATGCCTTATCGATTCACGACTTTGAACCGATAACCGGACGTATTCACCAACCGCCACCGGTACACCAGACGTTCGAAACGGATGCCTTTGTAGTGTGTTCGTTTGTTCCGAGACTTTACGACTATCATCCGCAGGCTATTCCGGCACCGTATAACCATAGTAATATCGACAGTGATGAGGTATTGTACTATGTAGACGGTGACTTTATGAGTCGGAATGATATCGAAGCCGGACACATCTCATTACACCCGGCCGGAATTCCACACGGACCACACCCTGGAGCTGTTGAAAGAAGTATCGGTAAAACGGAAACACAGGAATTGGCTGTAATGGTCGATACCTTTAAACCGTTAATGCTTACCGAAGAGGCTATGAAAATTGCCGATGAGAAATACTACCAATCCTGGTTGGAGCATTAA
- a CDS encoding tryptophan 2,3-dioxygenase family protein has translation MKITSEIQSKIDEIDAKYKAINQKTETHLEGMLWSKPITYWDYIQTDPLLSLQVQRTTLPDEMVFIMYHQVNELLFKMILWEINQVAHCNELTTVLFTDKLMRISRYFDMLTTSFDIMKEGMAVDQYLKFRNTLTLASGFQSAQYRLIEFASTDLINLIDHRFRATIDRNTPYEHAFEHLYWQAAGKDYKTGEKSYLIKEFEKKYKKSFLAHMEEFNTLNLWRKFKQLPEADQKNEALVQAMRHYDKTVNITWVMGHYNAAVKYIESVPGTQEATGGSDWKKYMLPKYQRRIFFPELWSDEELEKWGE, from the coding sequence ATGAAAATAACCTCAGAGATCCAGAGTAAGATTGATGAAATTGATGCAAAATATAAAGCGATAAACCAAAAGACAGAAACCCATTTAGAAGGGATGCTTTGGTCAAAACCAATTACCTATTGGGACTATATTCAAACGGATCCGCTTTTGAGCCTGCAGGTGCAAAGAACCACGTTACCCGATGAAATGGTCTTTATTATGTACCATCAGGTAAACGAATTGCTTTTTAAAATGATACTTTGGGAGATCAATCAGGTAGCTCATTGTAACGAACTGACTACCGTGCTTTTTACCGATAAGCTAATGCGTATCAGTCGTTATTTCGATATGTTAACCACTTCTTTTGATATTATGAAAGAAGGAATGGCGGTTGATCAGTATCTGAAATTCCGAAATACATTAACACTGGCCAGTGGTTTTCAAAGTGCCCAATACCGTCTCATTGAGTTTGCTTCTACCGATTTGATCAATCTGATCGACCACCGTTTCCGGGCAACAATCGACAGGAATACACCGTATGAGCACGCTTTCGAGCATTTGTATTGGCAGGCTGCCGGAAAAGATTATAAAACCGGTGAAAAATCTTACCTGATCAAAGAATTTGAAAAGAAATATAAAAAATCCTTCCTGGCGCATATGGAAGAATTTAATACCCTAAACCTGTGGCGTAAATTCAAACAACTGCCGGAAGCCGATCAAAAAAATGAAGCCTTGGTTCAGGCCATGCGTCATTACGATAAAACGGTGAACATTACCTGGGTGATGGGCCATTATAATGCAGCGGTGAAATATATCGAAAGTGTGCCCGGCACACAGGAAGCAACCGGAGGAAGTGATTGGAAAAAATATATGTTACCCAAATACCAAAGAAGGATATTTTTCCCGGAACTTTGGTCGGACGAAGAACTGGAAAAATGGGGAGAATAA
- the pgi gene encoding glucose-6-phosphate isomerase — MLENTNPTGTAAWQKLRAHFNEMQYVKMQDLFAADTQRTEKLHLLWNDFLLDYSKNRIEKKTLDLFVELAEEVDLKSAIEKYFSGDKINHTEYRSVLHTALRSEEAAIWIDGTNIIPEIQSVKAHIRSFSEAVINGVKKGYTGKDFTDIVNIGIGGSDLGPNMVVEALQFYSNHLNAHFISNIDGDHVTEKLKHLNPETTLFIIVSKTFTTQETLTNAETIKKWFLKTAPREAIADHFVAVSTNLEKVAEFGISEDNVFPMWNWVGGRFSLWSAVGLSISLAIGNENFERLLKGANEMDTHFRTAAFEQNMPAILAFISIWYNNFFEAETEAIIPYSQYLKKFVPYLQQAFMESNGKQVNRDGYPVNYQTGTIVWGEPGSNSQHAFFQLIHQGTKLIPADFIGFKESLHGNTEHHDKLMSNFFAQTEALLKGKTEAEVAKELIGNDYLIPFKSFDGNRPTNTLLIDKLTPETLGGLIAMYEHKIFVQGVIWNIFSYDQFGVEYGKSLANTILKEINDHEVGSHDSSTAFLLRNYLK; from the coding sequence ATGTTAGAGAATACAAATCCTACAGGAACCGCTGCCTGGCAAAAGTTACGTGCGCATTTTAACGAAATGCAGTATGTGAAAATGCAGGATCTTTTTGCAGCCGATACACAACGGACAGAAAAGTTGCACCTGCTTTGGAACGATTTTTTGCTGGACTATTCCAAAAATCGCATTGAAAAAAAAACGCTGGATCTTTTTGTCGAACTGGCCGAAGAGGTTGATCTTAAATCAGCAATCGAAAAATATTTCTCAGGAGATAAAATCAATCATACCGAATACCGGAGTGTACTTCATACGGCCTTGCGGTCTGAAGAAGCGGCAATATGGATTGATGGTACCAATATAATTCCGGAAATCCAATCCGTTAAAGCGCATATCCGATCGTTTTCGGAGGCCGTTATTAACGGCGTTAAAAAAGGATATACCGGTAAAGATTTTACCGATATCGTAAATATCGGTATTGGTGGCTCGGATCTTGGGCCAAATATGGTAGTGGAAGCGCTGCAATTTTACAGTAATCATCTGAATGCACATTTTATTTCAAATATCGATGGCGATCATGTGACTGAAAAATTAAAGCACCTCAATCCGGAAACCACGCTGTTTATTATTGTTTCCAAAACCTTTACAACTCAGGAGACCCTAACCAATGCCGAAACAATTAAAAAATGGTTTCTGAAAACAGCTCCTCGGGAAGCTATTGCTGATCATTTTGTTGCCGTTTCGACGAATTTGGAAAAGGTGGCCGAATTTGGAATTTCAGAAGACAATGTTTTTCCGATGTGGAATTGGGTTGGCGGACGATTTTCGCTGTGGAGTGCTGTCGGACTTTCGATTAGCCTGGCAATTGGAAATGAAAATTTCGAACGTCTTTTAAAAGGTGCTAACGAAATGGATACCCATTTCAGAACGGCCGCTTTCGAACAGAATATGCCGGCCATCCTGGCGTTTATCAGTATTTGGTACAATAACTTTTTTGAAGCCGAAACCGAAGCGATAATACCTTATTCGCAGTACCTGAAAAAGTTCGTTCCGTATTTGCAGCAAGCTTTTATGGAGAGTAACGGCAAACAGGTAAACCGTGACGGATATCCGGTGAATTATCAAACCGGAACAATCGTTTGGGGAGAACCGGGAAGTAATTCACAGCATGCTTTTTTTCAATTGATTCATCAGGGTACCAAATTGATTCCAGCCGATTTTATCGGATTTAAGGAATCTTTACACGGAAATACCGAGCACCACGATAAGTTGATGTCGAATTTCTTTGCGCAAACGGAAGCCTTGCTAAAAGGGAAAACCGAAGCCGAAGTGGCCAAAGAACTAATTGGGAATGACTATCTGATTCCTTTTAAATCGTTCGACGGTAACCGCCCTACGAATACATTACTTATCGATAAGTTAACACCAGAAACATTAGGTGGCCTGATTGCGATGTACGAACATAAAATTTTCGTTCAAGGCGTGATCTGGAATATCTTTAGTTATGATCAGTTTGGTGTGGAATACGGTAAATCACTTGCCAATACGATTTTAAAAGAAATTAATGATCACGAAGTCGGATCGCATGACAGTTCCACGGCTTTCCTTTTGCGGAATTATTTAAAATAA
- a CDS encoding CPBP family intramembrane glutamic endopeptidase, producing MSVFLNFKILKRIYRFHNTLSKTRLFVTAFFVLYLLTILLSVIGNCLQEDALTIEFLEGKDPVWIFVLTVILAPVVETLIFQYGIIELSLKVRSRYTKEMALIVSALVFGIEHGYNTIYIVFATIMGVALAFYYLLFKKYTTGFAIVAIMVLHALLNFISFLLNLLFDVAM from the coding sequence ATGAGTGTTTTTTTAAATTTTAAAATCCTAAAAAGAATATACCGTTTTCACAACACATTGAGTAAAACAAGATTGTTTGTAACCGCTTTTTTTGTGCTGTATTTGCTAACGATCCTCCTTTCCGTTATAGGAAACTGTCTACAGGAGGATGCTTTGACCATAGAATTTTTAGAAGGGAAAGATCCGGTTTGGATCTTTGTGCTGACAGTTATTCTGGCGCCTGTCGTTGAAACCCTCATTTTTCAGTATGGTATAATTGAGCTTAGTCTGAAGGTTCGGTCAAGGTACACTAAAGAAATGGCACTTATTGTATCGGCATTAGTATTTGGGATAGAGCATGGTTACAATACAATCTATATTGTTTTTGCTACAATTATGGGGGTGGCTCTGGCTTTTTATTACCTGCTTTTTAAAAAATACACTACAGGATTTGCGATAGTTGCGATTATGGTACTACATGCATTATTAAACTTTATTAGTTTTTTACTAAATCTTCTTTTCGATGTCGCGATGTGA
- a CDS encoding amino acid permease, producing MSIWKRKPLGQLIEEASESEKGLKKTLTASGLTALGVGAIIGAGLFSITGLAAATNAGPAITISFIVAAIGCLFAGLCYAEFSSMIPVAGSAYTYSFATMGEFVAWIIGWDLVLEYAVGAATVSISWSRYLTKFLDGYGIHLSEQLTHSPFEGGLINIPAVLIVMVMSLVLMRGTKESALVNGIIVLLKVTVVLVFIALGWQYIRPENYTPYIPENTGTFGEFGFTGIIRAAAIVFFAYIGFDAVSTAAQEAKNPKRDMPIGILLSLVICTVLYILFAHVMTGVVNYSAFAGADGIAPVAIAIDHMGVADASGMITPAYPWLNKAIILAILAGYASVILVMLMGQSRVFFSMSKDGLMPKVFSEVHPKFRTPAKNNLLFMLIVSLFAAFVPARVVGEMTSIGTLFAFILVCLGVIVMRRTMPDAPRAFKTPLVPLVPILGVGVCLFMMVFLPLDTWIRLIVWMMIGFDLYIFYGMKHSILNSGSFDGKSYRIVSLSGLAMVVALVVVAFVHHSNPEIDDTFLYYFSLIFAAIHAVVYALSYKKNK from the coding sequence ATGTCAATTTGGAAACGTAAACCATTGGGGCAACTCATCGAAGAAGCCTCGGAATCAGAAAAAGGATTAAAGAAAACATTAACGGCGTCGGGATTAACCGCGTTAGGGGTAGGAGCGATTATTGGAGCAGGATTGTTTTCGATTACCGGTTTGGCTGCAGCAACCAACGCAGGGCCGGCAATTACCATTTCTTTTATTGTAGCGGCTATCGGATGTCTTTTTGCCGGTTTATGTTATGCTGAATTTTCATCAATGATCCCGGTTGCAGGTAGTGCGTATACCTATTCGTTTGCCACTATGGGGGAATTCGTTGCCTGGATTATCGGTTGGGATCTTGTGCTGGAATATGCCGTTGGTGCGGCAACCGTTTCCATCAGTTGGTCGCGCTATCTTACGAAATTTTTAGATGGTTATGGTATTCATCTCAGCGAACAGTTAACACATTCGCCTTTTGAAGGTGGTTTGATTAACATTCCGGCGGTGCTTATTGTAATGGTGATGTCATTGGTATTAATGCGCGGAACAAAAGAATCGGCTTTGGTAAACGGTATTATCGTATTGCTAAAAGTAACCGTAGTTTTGGTATTTATCGCATTAGGATGGCAATACATCCGTCCGGAAAACTATACACCGTATATCCCGGAAAACACCGGTACTTTTGGTGAATTCGGATTTACAGGGATTATCCGTGCTGCGGCAATCGTATTCTTTGCCTATATCGGTTTCGATGCGGTGTCGACAGCAGCTCAGGAAGCTAAAAATCCAAAAAGAGACATGCCAATCGGTATCTTATTGTCGTTAGTAATTTGTACCGTACTGTATATTTTGTTTGCTCACGTAATGACAGGAGTAGTAAATTATTCTGCTTTTGCCGGAGCCGACGGTATTGCACCGGTGGCGATTGCGATCGATCATATGGGCGTTGCGGATGCATCGGGTATGATTACGCCAGCGTATCCATGGTTGAATAAAGCGATTATTCTTGCGATTTTAGCAGGATATGCTTCGGTAATTTTAGTAATGTTAATGGGACAGAGTCGTGTATTCTTTTCGATGAGTAAAGATGGTTTGATGCCAAAAGTATTCTCAGAAGTACACCCAAAATTTAGAACACCGGCTAAAAACAACTTGTTGTTCATGTTGATCGTGAGTTTGTTTGCGGCGTTCGTTCCGGCTCGAGTGGTTGGAGAAATGACCAGTATCGGAACTTTATTTGCGTTTATCCTGGTTTGTCTTGGGGTAATCGTAATGAGAAGAACGATGCCGGATGCGCCAAGAGCGTTTAAAACACCATTAGTGCCGTTAGTGCCTATATTAGGTGTTGGGGTATGTTTGTTTATGATGGTGTTTTTACCATTGGATACCTGGATCCGTTTGATCGTTTGGATGATGATCGGTTTCGATTTGTATATTTTCTACGGAATGAAACACAGTATTCTGAACAGTGGTTCGTTTGACGGTAAAAGCTACCGAATTGTGAGCTTATCCGGATTGGCAATGGTCGTGGCTTTGGTTGTAGTAGCTTTTGTACACCATTCAAACCCTGAAATCGACGATACGTTTCTGTATTATTTCTCGCTGATTTTTGCAGCAATTCACGCTGTTGTCTATGCGTTGAGTTATAAAAAGAACAAATAA
- a CDS encoding DUF3108 domain-containing protein, which produces MKKAALLFLLLITVTSFAQKDSAFTTGEWFKFRIHYGIVNAGYATLEVKEAVKNNKKVFHIMGNGYTTGMTKFFFKVEDDYQSYIDKQTGRPYQFVRKINEGGYKKNQEGFFNQTKKTVFVKDYEKNTENTFSVPENVQDIVSSFYYLRNHPQIDKLKEGESIVIDMFFDDETFKFKLKFLGREDLKTKFGTISTMIFRPYVQAGRVFKEQESLTVWISDDENRLPVRIKASLAVGSLKADLDEFKGLKNSFKIKVKP; this is translated from the coding sequence ATGAAAAAAGCGGCCCTATTATTTCTTCTCCTGATAACAGTTACATCCTTTGCTCAGAAGGATTCTGCTTTTACAACCGGTGAATGGTTTAAATTCCGGATTCACTATGGAATCGTAAATGCGGGTTATGCTACTCTGGAAGTTAAGGAGGCAGTCAAAAACAATAAAAAAGTATTCCACATAATGGGTAACGGTTATACGACCGGGATGACCAAATTTTTCTTCAAAGTGGAAGACGATTATCAAAGCTATATCGACAAGCAAACCGGGCGCCCGTACCAGTTTGTAAGAAAAATAAACGAAGGAGGGTATAAGAAAAATCAGGAGGGGTTCTTTAATCAAACAAAAAAAACAGTTTTTGTGAAAGATTATGAAAAGAACACCGAAAACACGTTTTCTGTACCCGAAAATGTTCAGGATATCGTATCTTCATTCTATTATTTGCGAAACCATCCCCAAATCGACAAGTTAAAAGAAGGTGAGTCGATTGTCATTGATATGTTTTTTGATGATGAAACCTTTAAATTTAAGCTAAAGTTTCTCGGTAGAGAAGATTTAAAAACTAAATTTGGGACCATTTCCACGATGATATTCCGTCCGTATGTGCAGGCTGGCCGTGTTTTTAAAGAACAGGAGAGTCTAACCGTTTGGATATCAGATGATGAGAATCGTTTGCCGGTACGTATAAAGGCAAGTTTGGCTGTAGGTTCGTTGAAAGCCGATTTGGATGAATTCAAGGGACTGAAAAATTCTTTCAAAATTAAAGTAAAACCATAA
- a CDS encoding peptidoglycan DD-metalloendopeptidase family protein gives MKYFAIILVLTTLFACNKKEEKEVKAPAVKKEKILVEYGFTLNDFKVVNDTVKSGDSFGKILGSQNFDAARIHEINEKIKDSFNVRDIRIGKPYTLLQNKTAPHDLKVFIYQPDRMTYYVVDLRDSIVVHKKQRPVTIKRRTIAAAIDGSVSETLKNAGVSAALAPELSRIYAWSIDFFKIQKGDKFAVTINEKYISDTIYAGIESIDASYFEYKGKKIYAFPFKQDPNSKRVDYFDEEGKVLKNMFLKAPLKFVNITSRFTKSRFHPVQLKWKAHNGTDYAAPTGTPIMTTASGVVERTGYTAGNGNFVKVKHNGAYATQYLHMSKILVRQGQRVQQGDVIGRVGSTGLATGPHVCYRFWKNGIQVDPLRQKLPNSEPMNAKYKARYMEYIKPLKKELDSVSIAKFGE, from the coding sequence TTGAAATATTTTGCCATCATATTAGTATTAACAACATTATTTGCCTGTAATAAAAAAGAAGAAAAGGAAGTTAAAGCACCCGCGGTAAAAAAAGAAAAAATCCTGGTCGAATACGGATTTACGCTTAACGATTTTAAAGTGGTTAACGATACCGTGAAATCTGGTGATAGCTTCGGGAAGATTCTTGGGTCGCAAAACTTTGACGCTGCCCGGATTCATGAAATTAACGAAAAAATAAAAGACAGCTTTAATGTTCGCGATATCAGGATTGGCAAACCCTATACCTTGCTGCAAAACAAAACGGCACCACACGATCTGAAGGTGTTTATCTACCAGCCGGATCGGATGACCTATTATGTGGTGGATCTTAGGGATTCGATTGTAGTTCATAAAAAACAACGCCCCGTTACGATTAAAAGAAGAACGATTGCTGCGGCTATCGACGGATCGGTGTCGGAAACCTTAAAAAATGCAGGGGTATCCGCTGCACTGGCTCCGGAATTGTCCCGTATTTATGCCTGGTCGATCGACTTCTTTAAAATTCAAAAAGGGGATAAGTTTGCGGTAACCATTAACGAAAAGTATATTAGTGATACCATTTATGCCGGAATTGAAAGTATTGATGCTTCCTATTTCGAATATAAAGGCAAAAAAATATACGCTTTTCCGTTTAAACAGGATCCGAATTCCAAAAGAGTTGATTACTTTGATGAGGAAGGAAAAGTGCTGAAAAATATGTTTTTAAAAGCACCACTCAAATTCGTAAATATTACCTCCCGATTTACCAAAAGCCGGTTCCATCCCGTTCAGTTAAAGTGGAAAGCCCATAACGGAACGGATTATGCTGCGCCAACTGGAACCCCGATTATGACAACTGCGTCCGGAGTCGTGGAACGCACCGGATATACCGCAGGAAATGGTAACTTTGTAAAGGTAAAACACAATGGTGCCTATGCTACGCAATACCTGCATATGTCCAAAATACTCGTTCGTCAGGGACAGCGTGTACAACAGGGCGATGTGATCGGAAGAGTGGGAAGTACCGGACTGGCAACAGGACCTCACGTGTGTTATCGTTTTTGGAAAAACGGTATTCAGGTGGATCCCTTACGCCAAAAACTTCCGAATTCGGAACCTATGAATGCAAAATACAAAGCGCGATATATGGAGTATATCAAACCGCTAAAAAAAGAATTAGACAGTGTTTCAATTGCTAAGTTTGGAGAATAG